A genomic region of Eucalyptus grandis isolate ANBG69807.140 chromosome 5, ASM1654582v1, whole genome shotgun sequence contains the following coding sequences:
- the LOC104446731 gene encoding uncharacterized protein LOC104446731 — translation MPRKTSGVSRRAWNLLRLALLWARKGGAFKLQLRLVPKFLKTIGQATPRSQIWYRERELSFDKTPVVHVKMHRPGSMRFPLPHIPCINPHVDFDPEFDEDDRLCYGYEAVRQSFLENGGEEGTHFDEEQAEDGRVEIEEDRGIDTRAEQFIAKFYEQTKLQRQISYLQYNEMLNQSAS, via the coding sequence ATGCCGAGGAAGACGTCCGGGGTTTCTCGCCGCGCGTGGAACCTCCTGCGCCTGGCGCTGCTCTGGGCGAGGAAAGGCGGGGCGTTCAAGTTGCAGCTCCGCCTTGTGCCCAAGTTCCTCAAGACCATCGGCCAGGCGACGCCGCGCAGCCAGATCTGGTACAGGGAGCGCGAGCTCTCCTTTGATAAGACCCCGGTTGTCCACGTGAAGATGCATCGCCCGGGGTCGATGCGGTTTCCCTTGCCGCACATACCGTGCATAAATCCCCACGTCGATTTTGACCCAGAGTTTGACGAGGACGACCGACTGTGCTATGGGTATGAAGCCGTGAGGCAGAGCTTCCTTGAAAACGGAGGCGAAGAGGGAACTCATTTCGATGAGGAGCAGGCGGAGGATGGAAGAGTGGAAATTGAGGAAGATCGAGGGATCGACACAAGAGCAGAGCAGTTCATAGCTAAATTCTATGAACAAACGAAGTTGCAAAGGCAAATTTCATACCTTCAGTACAATGAGATGCTAAACCAAAGCGCGAGCTAA